CCGGACGTCTGAACCTGTTACAGCTCCTGAGGCTGAAAGCCATAAAGGATGGCCGCTGACAGCCGGTCGCCAGATGTATCTCCTGCACACAGGTCTCCACGACAGGGCTGCAGAGAGGCCGCCCCTGGACCTCGGCTGAGTAACCCAGTCACTTCACAAGAAATGAGGACAAAATCCTCCAGGACAGTAAgtcaggatctctgctaaaaatGATGCTCACAGGTAGGCGTGTGAGTAGCCCGAACACCCCTAGGAAACAAATCTGAGGCACTTGGTGCCGGAGTGGAACGGAACAGTGTCTTAGAGGCTGTAGACAACGTCAGACGTCAGCGTCGGGTGTCCACGGCCCGCTCCCGAGGAGGCTGCTAAAACAAAACCGGAGCAACTACCTGGGGAGCATGCATGTTCTAAAAGGCCAAACATTGCTTCTGGGCGAGGGGATGATTTAAATCTCACGAGACTCAAGAAcacaagaaaacaacaacagaaacaccCTTGAATATATTCGACAATCAAGGCAAGGCATTTTCCCATACAAAACATCATAATTTTCCCACTAATCCGAAGAAATCCAATAAATAACTTTACAGTGAGGGGCCCCGATGGGCACTGCGAGTGACCCCAGGCCCCCGAGCAGCTGCGACGGTGGAGGCGCCCGAAGtgccacctcccccccaccccgccccgcaaGGTCTCCTGCAGTCCCGTCTGTTCCGACTGTGGCCCGCTGGCGTCTCCAAGCTGCTCTGCAGGTCAGGCGCACCGGGTAGAGCCTGGTGGGGAGTGAGCCGAAGAGCACCACCCAGGAAGTGGCCAAAGCCAAGGTGTCCACACGACGACTCCCCCTTCTCCAAGGGACCAGCGGCGACCGCGGAGGCCTGGCTTCAGGCTGCAAGTGCTTCGGTCTCGTGCACCTGTCACGCTGGGAAGAGCTCGGGCGGGCTCTCCCCGTAGCAGTACTTTGCCACGGGGTCCCTATAGGTGTTCTCGTGCTGCACGCTCTGTCggcagaaggggagagaagagctGCATGAGGGGGGGCAGGCTCGGGCACCTCGCTGCCAGAGCCGGCACCCGACCCAGACCGCCTCCGAATGTCACCGAAAGACTCCAAAAGCACATTCTGGGACAAAGGTGAGCGCGCAACGCGGAATGCCGAGGAGGAACATGGAAATGGATGTAACAGAACATCGCTGCAAGACTGTTTCCTTTTATGTACACCAGTGAGTTGTTTCAACAGCCTCGCTGTGGCCTGGGCAACTCAAGTTGACTATTGTTTTCTCAAATTATTTGGTATTACAGTGAGACCCGGTTGGTGCTCTGCAACTGACCACGTGCTTCAGGAAAAGTCAGTCGCTGGTGCTGAGCCCTGCAGGGACGGAGGAGACACACTTGGAATCGCCTTCATGAAGTTTTATGTACCCCTGGGTTTGGCACGCAAGCCAAACCCCACACCACCAGACAAGCCTCATTTGGCTGAGAAATGGGAAGTGTGATTTAGAACAGACAATCATCCCGATGGCTAATTTCTCGGCAATTTGTTTTCATACAGGCAACTTGGGTTTTTGGCTAGTGTACAGTTCACTAATTAGCCCAAGACCAATGCTAAACATCTACGTTGTAAGTGCTAATCCAATTTACAGATGTGCAGCCAAAAGCTTCTCTTTCTTGGGATACTATCAAAACAATTAGCAACTGGGAAATCTCTCTTTGGAATAAAAAGACTTAAGTCAGAAAGTTTTGCATCTTCATTCACAAGTGGAAGTAACTCTTGAGTTTTATCAGTTAAGGGAAGCAAGTAGTTCGCCTTTCCTGGCGTTCTCAGAATGCGAGAGGATATGAATCAAATGAGTCATGTGTTCAGCCTTCCTCCACATTTCCTTTAAGGCCCATTCAAGTGGAAAGCTCTTACAACAAAACAAGCCCATCAggaatttcttcatgttttcaaaTGCTCATTATAATCCCTGAAACATTTACCCAATGAGACTGAGTACTCTAAGAGCAGACCAGAGACGTGAAAAGCGGCGTAAAAATCAAAAGGTGGACTGCAGAAGTCTGGCCAAGGGCACAGAGTTCCCGACACTGACAAACGAGTCCGTCACCTCAGACGAAGCCAGCGCAGTCTGGGAGACACCGTGAACAGAAGTGGGGAGGTGTGCCCGTATAGCAAGTGCGGCTGGTGATCTCACAAAGACAGCCCCGCAGTTGCCCACCATGGACGCGGAGAGCCGAGCGCACAGAGTGACAGAGAGCAAGAGTTTCGGGTGCTTTCAGCAGCAGGTGCATCGTGCAGTGCCCCAAAAGCAAAGTGTTTAATGACAGCATGCTAATAAGTATTGAGAGCTTGACAACCTACACACTTcctcatgtatttttaaacaccACCTGCCCCATCCCCTGAATCCTAAAATACACCATAACTCTGTCCCAGAACAAATGAGTACTTACTGTCAATGAGTGGTTGCTGGAAACCCTTAGTTAAATTTCAGTCAAAGACCAAAGAACTTTTCTCAGAAACTGGACATCTGGATTCCAcccagatataaaaataattctaagatcCCACTTAAAGTGTGCATGTGCCAATCAGACAGGGAGATGCAAGTTGATTGTATCTTGATTTAATATAAGTATTTCACTTCTCTAACTTGTATAAATCTCATGTTGACATTCTAAACACTATCGTTCTACCAAAGCTTCATTATCATAAGCCCGTTTTCTTctggccctgacccccacccGCCCAGCCTCCAGCTACAAACGTCAGAGCTGCTGACCTGGGACGAGGTCCTGCATTTAGCCAAACACAATTCAAAGTGATCTTCGACGGCCATGAAGAGGTTCTGGAACGCCACAGCTGCCCGGCTGAGGAACCGCTCCAGGAGGAGTTGCTATGGGAACAAAAGCAAGCACCTGTAATAAATTCCAGACTCAGCAGCACAAGGTAACCTTGTCTATTTGTCCTAAACTAAGAGACTGCtgaaggggggaaggggtaggggcaAGAGAGAGGGAGGCGGCCAGCTCAACCAGGCCAGAGCattgctattttattcattagaaatCTGATTAGCAACACAATGGCCCCATTCTGCAAAAGAACCATTCAAGTAACTGGGAACCACCTCCTCCCTTGTAGACAAAGGCTACTTCACAGCTGTGATTTCTGACACCTACAAAGTTCCCTTTTCTATTTTCAGAAGAACCCAAGCTCATGGTACAACAAAGGCAGAAAGACAGagcagacacagacagagaaCTGGGCGCAGCTCAGCTCTCATACCTtgctgggctgcaggcagcaggAGACGCAGTGCTCGTAGGCACTGCAGCAGCCGTTGGACAGGCAGCCGTCACAGCAGTGCTGCTTGGTGCTGGGGACGCTGACGTCACAGCAGCCATTCACCAGCAAGTCCTTCCTCTCACAGACATACCCTGCAAGCCAGAGACGACCCTGAGTATAAAACCAGCAGGCCTCCCAACTCCCCACCAGGGGCGATCTGGTGCACTGTGTgcgaaggacagagacagaatctgCAGTCCACAGCATCCAAAGCACCAAACAAGGAGTCAGATAGCATGTAGTGAGGACTCACTCCCCAAGTGTGGTTCTTTACAGAAAACACAAACTCCCATATGGTAAGTACGCTCTGCATCCTCATCTACCTAAAATAACCTGTGAGTCTGCTGCTGTGCATTTGATTTAATCGCCCTGCCAGCCACACCTGTGTTTTCCTGTTCTAACCTAGGCAAACCATTTTTTCATCTATGCctgaagaaaaatgtcattttttgaaacaaaaaatctgaaaataggaaaaacaaagacattgaTTGCAGAAAGTCAGATCCTTCTAGATtaaacataacacacacacacacacacacacacaccccaccaccTCCCTTTGCAACTATCTTTCAAatgctttccatttatttaccaGTTTGGAGgatcttttaaaatagaagtagTCACACCTCACCTTTATAAATTGATTTAGGCTGTGTTTAAGTACACATGCCAAGTCTTCAATTACCGCTCGGCATCAGGGAAAGGGAGTCCTCTAAATCCTAATTCCCTTCACTCCTCATAAATCCCATCAAATATTTACACACACGTCCTTCAACCCAGCCAATCCATGctcagcttttaaaaagaattgccCTGCAAAAGTTTCTCGTTCAGAGCTGCTAAGCAGacatttctctgcatccttgtgggactgggaaagaaaaatgtgAGAAGTGCATAAGGGACACCGCTCGGCCCCTGGGAAATTCCCAGGTGCGCGCACGGGCCCACAGGTGCATGCCCGGGGCCCACAGGTGCAGAGCAGCTGTTCCTGGGTCATTCCATTCCAAATGCCCCAGCTTCTTAACCCTCAGAGAATGAGACCTGGTGAAGCCTAAGgttgttttcagaaactactcTGGAAAACAAAGTCTGTGCGGGAGCTGGAGGCAGTAGAACAATGGAAGAGTCTAGAAGAGCCCTCACTCAAAAAACAGGCTCACCAGGGAGCTGGCGTGCTTTGTTCCTTTTTGCCATTCTAGTGCCATCGCAAATGTTTCTGACATTCTTCCTAACtattcttattcattttcttcatagcGATTGtaagtcaacaacaacaacaacacacgcagccccggctggtgtggctcagctggttggaacaccATCCTGTCAAGTGAAAGTCTGTGGGTTCgatttccattcagggcacaagcctaggctgcaggttcggCCCCCAGTCCGGGTGTGCACGAGAAgccactgatcaatgtttctctccctcccttcccctctctaaaatcaatacacatgtcctcaggcgaggataAAACAAAAATCCAAGTTAAGCCAACGTGCTTCTCGAATTTCTGCCACGAATGATAAACACACAGCAAACTTACCACTTCGGTGTCAGGAAGATGTAAAATATAACGTGCCCTTAAACTCCACTTGTTGAAATGGTCTGTctgcccttttctctttcccacatCCTGAGGCCTTTTTTCTCCCCGGCGCTAACTGCCAGGAGTCGTGAAACCACACGTCTTTCTAATTTCTGGTGAAAGAAAGCTCACCAGGATTTCACCTTGTTCATCATAAACCTAACCACGCAAACATCATTTCCAACAAGGAATCATGTAGGATCACAGCCGCAGAATGTGTTGCTGTTGACTGAGAAATTAACTTCTAACCTTTGAAAAGCCTGAAACTCTAATTGGTTGtcttatttaataacatatcaCCCTGGCAATATTCATGGTGACATCTGCTTCCTGAAAGGCACAAATTcctgcaaattttctttattaaactgcttttctctcctcccGTATTTATGAAGGTAAAATATTACCTATGGCTCTTGAACTTTTAATTGATTCTTGCAACTTTTTACTTAAGAAGTCTGAAAGTCTTTGTCTCACTCAAATTAATCAGAAGAAAACTATTCTTAGGCTAGCTACAAAATGACAAATCATCCTTCGGAACTTGACATTAAATGTTCTGTTGTTGTTGAAATGTGTTTATTCTGGTACTTCTGGTCAGTTGTACAACTTACAGAGTGACAATTACCAGatatagtttatatttcttcAGGACGGAGGCTCATCCCTGACTTCAATTTGGGATCTTCAAATCTGAAGCCGGGGAATGCACTCGTGTCTGCTTCACACACATCTGCTTGAGCTTCCGCAGCTCCCTGTCCAGATCCTGCAGGTACGCTGGGCCCGTGTCAACAAACAGGTCCTCCAGGCGACTGTCGCTCAGTTCTGTGTCCTCGCATCTTGTCCACGGAGAGTTTCTGTGCAGGATCAAGTCCTTACTACAAGCCCCTGCTGCTACGCCCACACTCCTCCTCAAGCGGGCTGGGACTGCACACCGCGGCCGAGGAGAACCTGAAGAGCCTCCGAAGGATCACGGTGACTCTGTGCCTCGCACTCACAGCCCGGAGCTGCCAGAGCCACCGCCGCCACTGCTCTACTCTGACATTAAATATTAAAGCCAAGGCACCGATTTCATGTTTTCTCACCACGAGTGCCATACAAACAAAACAGTCTATAAGAGGAAAAAGCACTGCACTCCAAAATCAGTCCTGGTCCTGGTCTCAGATCTTGCATGCCGATTAGCTGTGTCATCCTATGCAAGTAACTTCCCTTTGCCAaactttattgttaaaaaaaaatacacgtTATTTGCAGTGTTATTTGCTTTTTCCTTGACTTCCTTAACCTCTTGGTGCCTGTGTCTTCACCTACAGAGTGACAGTATCTTTACAGGGATTCCAGCAGCACCTAGACCTCGTAGGACCGTTGCAGTCAAATGAGATCTTCAAGCAGAGCTtcagcccagtgcccagcacacaagACAAGCTCAGGTGAGGCAGGCTGCGGGATCGTGGGACTCTCTCCTTGGGAGGACTGAGCCGGTCCTAAAGGTGCAAGCACTTTAGCGGCCGTCTAACCCAACTCCCTCACCAGCACAGGAGTCACCTCTCTCACTGACTAAAAGGAAGCGAGGACACTCTGGAGAAAGCACCAAAAGAAACAGACTAATATTTTAACTGCGAGAGTGGTACGTTTTTAATGTGTTTACAACTCACTTGAGATTATCCAGGCAGTCATCGACCAGTGCATTCTCTACGTGCCAACACTGTGTGAATACAGGCCAGATCACCAAGGAGAAAAACTGAGCTCCTATCCTGTACAGTTGACCAAGACAAGAAAGACCGGCGAGCTACAGAGAGTCTGGCAGGTAGTAGCCCAGGGGCTGCTGTACAATGCAATGCTAACACTCTACGCTACAGGCACAAGGAACTTCAGAATTACCAAACCAAGCTTCTCTGGTATTGAGGGGAGCCTTGAACAACGAGTTACGTATGGAAGACAAAGAAGGTGTGAGAAATTTGGACAGGAGCAAGAAGGGCACGGGCACTGTATAAACCCCTCCTTAAAAACCCTGCGAGCGGCCACAGCGGAGCACCTCACTGCctgcaggaggagaaggaagccagCCGACCTAGCTCGTCCGTGATGAGGAGCTTCCCTTGAATGGAGTTCCGGCACTGGTTGCTGGGCCGGCTGCTGTTGCCCAGGTTAAACTGCACCTTCCACAGAATGGGCTGATCGTGGTCTTGCACCTGGAGGAGGTTCCGATCTCTCACTGCCCTCTCCTCCTACAAAGAGACCATAAATGAGAAAGTTAAAGTGTCGTTTCTTGCATTTTCACcaatttttccatataaactaCAAAAGGGCAgatgcaatttttaaaagctagCACAACGGTCATCTGCGCTCCCCTGGTATGTGCGAAATCTGAGCCTAAGTCAGGAAATCAAACGCAGGAACATAGGAAAAGGTAACAAATTCGGGCTGTGCTTCACAGCTGCAGTACTTACATGAATGCCCCTGGGTGACGTGCACAGTATTCAGGTGCACAGGAGGGTCAATTTTGTGAaaaaattgggaggaaaaaagttttaacatttttctttctggtgaCAAAtcatttcaaatagatttttatattaaaacaaatatatcgTGGAATAGGCCATAAAACAGAAGGAACTTCAAGGGAATTTCACAACTCTCATTTCAAACAATACCCAGACACATCCAGAGCACAAGGTCACTTTCACCTGCAGTTGTGAGTACTCAGTGGTACGTTTACGGGACTGCTGAACCCGGGGGTTGTCTGGGGGCAAGCAGCAGCAAGTCCATTTGTAAATTTCTTCTATGAAAAAGGACTGAGTCTACTACTCCTTCCCACACACCTCTCTTTACAAAAGACATCCTTGCCAGCCAGCCCTTTACCTAGACACACAAAGTGAAGAGCTGCTCTGGGAGCAAGAGTTCAGACCTTTTCCGCTAGCCTTCCAGCTGTGGCTGAGCTTTCGAAACTCCCTTCCTGTACTGCGCCGTTAAAGAAACCCAGAGGAAGGTGCTGCAGTGCCTGAAACAAGCAAGCACGAGACACAGAGCCACCTTCCGAATTCTTACGAAGACCCCCTCCTGAGGGCTTTTTGTATACTTTAAGCACTCCACCATTTTTAATAGAGTTCTGTGGCTTTCACCATTTAAGATTGTGATTAACCAACCAATGTTACcgcaattaatttaaaaataattaaaaataatctgtcaAGTGTCACTAAGCAAATAGAACTAACTTTGAAAGAGTGATGGCAAAGGCAGTATACTTGAAAACAATCGAAAGGATCTTTATAGTTACCAAGATTTCTTTAGGAAAGCAATCTGGGAAgagttattaatatttaatatatatccaCATATATTTTGGCCCCGCAAACACATTTCTGAGGCCTCTCCTATGGAAAGTACCAAAGTATAAGGATGCACCAGGATGTTTACACGGTACTGCTTACGGTGTAGAAAAAAACCAGAAACCCAGCAACAGAGAAATGGGTGAATGAACACTGGCCCACCTGCAGCTGTCAGAAAACCTGGGCATGACAGACATGTGTTTATATCTACAGCAGTAGTTCTCAAACCTGACTTCCGCATTGGATTACGGAGGGACTGTAAAATAACTTCTCAGTCCTGAGACCAAGTCCAGACTGAGTAAAAATCTCTGTGGATGGGACCTGgaaatcagcattttaaaaagcagtgagtTGACGGAATACACAAGACAGGGCTGGATGTGCATGGCATatcactaagtgaaaaaagcaagttgcaaaatAATGTGCATATTGTCACAATTATGTTCTAATATACACATACAGATTTGTTAGTGCTCCAAGATATAAGTATGGAAGGGTACACTAGAGACTAGTAACATGGAAGGGACATAAGTGATTAGGAACAGCTTTTATCatctttggaatattttaatttttgatttgaAAACACAATTATCATTAATAATTGGAAGCGCTAAGTAAGGGATCTACAAGAACGCTGTACTGTCCTTGAATCTCTTCTGTAAATTTGTAATTATTCCAAAACAAGaagtttactttttagaaaacataattaCCAACATTAAAGACAAAAACTGCCCACAATGTCAACACCTAAATAAAGCTGTGTCTACTTCTGCATACCAACTCCCAGGCTTTGACCGTGGCATCCATACTCACAGATGAGGATGCTCTGCACCTAGCACTTCTCCACAATAGTTAGATGGTGAACTCTTTGAGCACCGACCTTATCTCGAGAATCACATTTTCAAGGCTATCTAATCATCCATCATGTTGATGGGCCCTAATTTAGTAAACACATCCTTTACAGACAGCCATTTAGCCCATTCCAGATTTTTATCACAGataacactgcaataaaaatGCAGTTTTTGTTTATTCTCTTAAATAATTTgtactaattattattattagaagtAGTCAATGCCATACGGTGCCAAATAACTTCCCCGAATTTATATACACCATTTGAAATATCACCAGCATTTACATAACAATGTTTACAATTCTACCGCTGCCACACAAAGACCGgattttgttctttacttcacTAAGTGTAAAGCAATCCTTCAAGGTGGCTTTCATTTCTGTTCCGCCCCAcccctttgtttcttt
The genomic region above belongs to Phyllostomus discolor isolate MPI-MPIP mPhyDis1 chromosome 13, mPhyDis1.pri.v3, whole genome shotgun sequence and contains:
- the SPRING1 gene encoding SREBP regulating gene protein isoform X2: MVNLAAMVWRRLLRKRWVLALVFGLSLVYFLTSTFKQEERAVRDRNLLQVQDHDQPILWKVQFNLGNSSRPSNQCRNSIQGKLLITDELGYVCERKDLLVNGCCDVSVPSTKQHCCDGCLSNGCCSAYEHCVSCCLQPSKQLLLERFLSRAAVAFQNLFMAVEDHFELCLAKCRTSSQSVQHENTYRDPVAKYCYGESPPELFPA
- the SPRING1 gene encoding SREBP regulating gene protein isoform X3, translating into MPPGPRASRVPRPGRRAPRPRRYGEPRGHGVAPAPEEEVGARPGLRALARLLPHQHLQAGYVCERKDLLVNGCCDVSVPSTKQHCCDGCLSNGCCSAYEHCVSCCLQPSKQLLLERFLSRAAVAFQNLFMAVEDHFELCLAKCRTSSQSVQHENTYRDPVAKYCYGESPPELFPA
- the SPRING1 gene encoding SREBP regulating gene protein isoform X1, whose amino-acid sequence is MPPGPRASRVPRPGRRAPRPRRYGEPRGHGVAPAPEEEEERAVRDRNLLQVQDHDQPILWKVQFNLGNSSRPSNQCRNSIQGKLLITDELGYVCERKDLLVNGCCDVSVPSTKQHCCDGCLSNGCCSAYEHCVSCCLQPSKQLLLERFLSRAAVAFQNLFMAVEDHFELCLAKCRTSSQSVQHENTYRDPVAKYCYGESPPELFPA